Proteins encoded together in one Lathamus discolor isolate bLatDis1 chromosome 3, bLatDis1.hap1, whole genome shotgun sequence window:
- the KCNK18 gene encoding potassium channel subfamily K member 18 produces MASTSQPLRGKRACKKIFWAVFPHACFILSLVIYAFLGAVMFSHIEGNRKVNLSEEYRKFLQNLWYISRNLSDNMTENEEIFKEEIHTLLNTAEQDWFVNPKDKWTFFGSLFFCCTVFTTVGYGNTYPVTRTGKYLCMLYALFGIPLMFLVLTDMGDILATVLSKCYNEFRKLQSKLLASKLCSGCTCNKGEELKSRAQSNIVINEPLGIMEVLKSQPGVKRKPVKCRNVEIFEMLIARENEHTGPARNKSIERWSSCPELARGKTMSRVMENFDKIGKQLEKLDVPIILMVLVIFVYISCAAAILPNWETRLDFQEAFYFCFITLTTIGFGDTQLEHPKFFLFFSLYIIIGMEIVFIAFKLGQDRLIGLYKKMISFCGEKKMPSKKVYPK; encoded by the exons ATGGCATCAACATCTCAGCCTCTACGAGGTAAAAGGGCATGTAAAAAAATCTTCTGGGCAGTGTTTCCTCATGCCTGCTTCATTCTGTCTCTTGTGATCTATGCTTTCCTTGGGGCTGTCATGTTTTCCCACATTGAAGGTAACCGGAAGGTCAATTTAAGTGAAGAATATAGAAAATTCCTGCAGAATTTGTGGTACATCTCCAGAAATTTGTCAG ATAACATGACAGAAAATGAGGAGAtatttaaggaagaaatccaTACATTGCTCAACACGGCCGAACAAGACTGGTTTGTGAACCCAAAAGACAAATGGACTTTCTTTGGgtctctctttttctgctgcaCAGTATTCACAACTGTGG GTTATGGAAATACCTATCCTGTGACACGGACTGGCAAGTATCTCTGTATGTTGTATGCTTTGTTTGGCATCCCTCTGATGTTCTTGGTCCTGACAGACATGGGAGACATCCTTGCGACTGTCTTATCCAAGTGTTACAATGAATTCCGAAAGCTCCAGTCAAAGCTTCTAGCCTCTAAACTCTGTTCTGGATGCACATGTAACAAAGGGGAGGAACTGAAATCCAGAGCACAGTCCAACATAGTCATCAATGAGCCCTTGGGTATTATGGAAGTGCTGAAAAGTCAACCAGGTGTTAAAAGGAAGCCAGTCAAATGCCGCAATGTTGAGATTTTTGAAATGTTAATTGCCAGAGAGAATGAACACACAGGCCCAGCGAGAAATAAGAGCATTGAGAGGTGGAGTTCGTGTCCTGAACTAGCCAGGGGAAAGACAATGTCCAGAGTCATGGAGAATTTTGACAAAATTGGGAAGCAGTTAGAAAAGTTAGATGTGCCCATCATACTAATGGTGTTAGTTATCTTCGTGTACATCTCTTGTGCGGCTGCTATTCTTCCAAACTGGGAAACAAGGCTGGATTTTCAGGAagccttttatttctgctttatcaCCCTGACAACTATTGGATTCGGAGATACACAACTGGAACATCCcaagtttttcttgtttttttccctctataTTATTATTGGCATGGAAATAGTCTTCATTGCTTTTAAGCTGGGCCAAGACCGGTTAATTGGTTTGTATAAAAAGATGATCTCATTTTGCGGGGAGAAAAAGATGCCATCAAAGAAGGTATATCCAAAATAA